A single Chanos chanos chromosome 8, fChaCha1.1, whole genome shotgun sequence DNA region contains:
- the LOC115817875 gene encoding uncharacterized protein LOC115817875 produces MRPRSRLLAKRGLPTIREGSEELVQDLNQTNSQHTSTQDYFLSICQLARPTFPLHEPDCDILSINPLDSPKPCLRLHRLRQPPRPLTPAACTSTQVCVATENEKEAGEKSSHLEQASIGASHSNTAAGAGSADPLEFLYSHNGAAAFSRRATVPVRRARSESFPRPCSSPDAPRKSSCPEICLIDPAPALVQRSPLNKKKLDNSNSGVRRNSTPAQCKLDSAPAGWKEKSGHCTDKQTIVSHWIAECRTAWKEARIRACMLPAIAEK; encoded by the coding sequence ATGCGGCCCAGGTCCAGACTTTTGGCAAAGAGGGGGCTCCCCACCATCAGAGAAGGCTCTGAGGAGCTTGTCCAAGACCTGAACCAGACCAACAGCCAGCACACAAGCACCCAGGACTACTTCCTCTCTATCTGTCAGTTAGCTCGCCCTACTTTCCCCCTGCATGAGCCCGACTGCGATATCCTCTCCATAAATCCGTTAGACTCGCCCAAACCATGCCTGAGACTGCACAGACTTCGCCAGCCACCACGACCTCTCACCCCAGCTGCCTGCACCTCCACACAAGTGTGCGTGgccacagagaatgagaaagaagcGGGAGAAAAGAGCTCTCATTTGGAACAAGCGAGCATCGGAGCGAGTCACAGCAACACGGCAGCGGGTGCTGGTTCTGCAGACCCGCTGGAGTTCCTCTACAGTCACAACGGTGCCGCGGCATTCTCCAGGAGAGCCACGGTACCCGTCCGCCGAGCCCGCAGCGAAAGCTTCCCGCGACCCTGCTCATCCCCTGACGCCCCACGCAAAAGCAGCTGCCCTGAGATCTGCCTGATTGACCCAGCTCCTGCCCTTGTGCAACGCTCaccactgaacaaaaaaaagctagaCAACAGCAACTCGGGGGTACGTCGCAACTCCACTCCTGCTCAGTGCAAGTTGGACAGCGCCCCTGCTGGCTGGAAGGAGAAGAGCGGGCattgcacagacaaacagacgaTCGTGTCCCACTGGATCGCGGAATGTCGGACCGCCTGGAAAGAAGCCAGGATTCGGGCATGCATGCTGCCAGCCATTGCCGAGAAGTAA